The Equus quagga isolate Etosha38 chromosome 2, UCLA_HA_Equagga_1.0, whole genome shotgun sequence genome has a window encoding:
- the LOC124236182 gene encoding olfactory receptor 4F15-like, translated as MNKTNYSPVTEFVFLGLSTSRSVQHLLLAFSTAFYVTIVLGNLFIVFMVIFDPHLHSPMYFLLANLSFIDLSFSTLTVPKMICDMYSGHKTISFQGCVIQIFVLHVLGGSEMVLLVAMALDRYVAICKPLHYLTVMSPRMCILLLSGAWAIGLIHSVAQLASVVHLSFCGPNEIDSFYCDLPWFIKLACTDTHRMEFMVTANSGFISTGTFFLLIVSYIFMLVTVWNHSSGGLSKALSTLSAHITVVVLFFGPCIFVYVWPFPTVPVDKFLAILDFMITPILNPAIYTLRNKDMKMAMRRLSIQLLSLRKIS; from the coding sequence atgaataaaacaaattacTCTCCCGTGACTGAATTTGTGTTCCTGGGACTTTCTACTTCTAGATCAGTGCAGCATCTCCTCCTTGCCTTCTCTACGGCGTTTTATGTCACAATTGTTCTGGGAAATCTCTTTATTGTGTTTATGGTGATCTTTGACCCTCATTTACATTCCCCCATGTATTTCCTTTTAGCCAACCTCTCGTTTATTGATTTGAGTTTTTCTACACTAACAGTTCCTAAGATGATTTGTGACATGTACTCTGGGCACAAAACCATATCCTTCCAGGGGTGTGTTATCCAGATATTTGTCCTTCATGTCTTGGGTGGCTCTGAGATGGTGCTGCTCGTTGCTATGGCCCTGGATCGATATGTGGCCATATGTAAGCCCCTCCACTACCTGACTGTCATGAGCCCACGGATGtgcattttacttctttctggAGCCTGGGCTATTGGCCTCATTCACTCTGTGGCCCAGTTAGCTTCTGTTgtccatttgtctttttgtggtcCTAATGAGATAGATAGCTTTTACTGTGACCTTCCTTGGTTTATCAAACTTGCCTGCACAGACACTCACAGAATGGAATTCATGGTTACTGCCAATAGCGGATTCATTTCCACGGGCACCTTCTTCTTATTGATTGTCTCCTATATCTTTATGCTGGTCACTGTATGGAATCACTCTTCAGGGGGTTTATCCAAGGCCCTTTCTACTCTGTCAGCTCATATCACTGTGGTGGTGTTGTTCTTTGGACCATGCATCTTCGTTTACGTGTGGCCATTTCCCACAGTGCCAGTGGATAAATTTCTTGCCATTTTGGACTTTATGATTACACCCATCCTGAATCCTGCCATCTACACACTGAGGAACAAGGACATGAAGATGGCAATGAGGAGACTGAGTATTCAACTCCTGAGTTTGAGGAAGATCTCCTAA
- the LOC124236199 gene encoding olfactory receptor 4K3-like — protein MEAVNQSMVSEFTILGLCNSWELQAFLLVMFTFLYLITILGNIFIVLLIVTDLRLHYPMYFLLANLSFIDFFLSSVTTPKMITDFLKENKTISFGGCMCQIFFGHFLGGGEMVSLVSMAYDRYVAICKPLHYTSIMNRQMCIGLVMTSWIIGFVHSISQLAVIIKLPFCGPRELDSFFCDIPLVIKLACTDTYIQEMLINADSGVLATICFILLLVSYSFILFTVCLHSKDGVSKALSTCTAHITVVVLFFGPCIFIYLWPLSITWVDKFLAVFYAVITPLLNPAIYTLRNKEIKNAIKRLQC, from the coding sequence ATGGAAGCAGTAAACCAGTCTATGGTGTCTGAATTTACTATTCTTGGGCTTTGCAATTCATGGGAGCTCCAGGCCTTCCTCCTAGTgatgtttacttttctttatttgatCACCATTTTAGGCAACATCTTCATTGTGCTCCTAATTGTCACTGACCTTCGTCTCCACTACCCTATGTACTTCCTGTTAGCTAATCTTTCTTTCattgacttcttcctttcttcagtcACTACCCCTAAAATGATCACAGACTTTCTTAAGGAAAACAAGACCATCTCTTTTGGAGGCTGCATGTGTCAGATTTTCTTTGGACACTTCCTTGGAGGAGGTGAGATGGTATCGCTTGTTTCAATGGCCTACGACCgttatgtggccatctgcaaaccactCCATTACACCAGCATCATGAACAGACAAATGTGCATTGGGTTAGTGATGACATCATGGATCATTGGCTTTGTGCACTCAATAAGCCAACTAGCTGTGATTATAAAGCTGCCCTTCTGTGGACCCAGGGAATTGGATAGCTTTTTCTGTGATATTCCATTGGTGATCAAACTAGCCTGCACGGACACCTATATTCAAGAAATGTTGATAAATGCTGATAGTGGGGTACTGGCAACCATCTGCTTCATTCTGCTGCTGGTCTCTTACTCTTTCATTCTGTTTACTGTCTGCCTTCACTCTAAGGATGGGGTGTCCAAGGCCCTTTCCACCTGTACTGCCCATATCACAGTGGTGGTGTTATTCTTTGGGCCTTGCATCTTCATCTATCTGTGGCCACTAAGCATCACCTGGGTGGACAAGTTTCTTGCTGTATTTTATGCAGTCATCACACCTCTCCTAAATCCAGCCATTTACACCCTGAGaaacaaagagattaaaaatgcCATTAAGAGACTACAATGTTAG
- the LOC124236388 gene encoding olfactory receptor 4F6-like yields the protein MYEANYSLLSEFVFLGLSTSRPVQHFLLAFSTVLYITIVLGNLIVVFAVTFDHHLHSPMYFLLANLSFIDLCFSTLTVPKMIYDLYSGHKTISFQGCIIQIFVLHVLGGSEMVLLIAMALDQYVAICKLLRYLTVMSPRMCILLLSSAWAIGLIHSVTQLAFAVHLPFCGPNEIDSFYSDLPWFIKLACTDTYRMEFMVTANSGFISMGTFFLLIVSYIFLLVTLQKCSSGCFSKDLSTLSAHITVVILFFGPCIFIYVWPFPAVSVDKFLAILDFMITPILNPAIYTLRSKDMKMAMRRLNSQLLSLRKIS from the coding sequence ATGTATGAAGCAAATTACTCTCTGTTGTCTGAATTTGTTTTCCTGGGACTTTCTACCTCTAGACCAGTGCAGCATTTCCTCCTTGCCTTCTCTACAGTGTTATATATAACAATTGTTCTAGGAAATCTTATTGTTGTGTTTGCAGTGACCTTTGACCATCATTTACATTCCCCGATGTATTTCCTTTTAGCCAACCtctcatttattgatttgtgttttTCTACCTTAACTGTTCCTAAGATGATCTATGACCTGTACTCTGGGCACAAAACCATATCCTTCCAGGGGTGTATCATTCAGATATTTGTCCTTCATGTCTTGGGTGGATCTGAGATGGTGCTGCTCATTGCCATGGCCCTGGACCAATATGTGGCCATATGTAAACTCCTCCGCTACCTGACTGTCATGAGCCCACGGATGTGCATTTTACTTCTGTCTAGTGCCTGGGCTATAGGCCTCATTCACTCAGTTactcagttagcttttgctgtcCATTTACCTTTTTGTGGTCCTAATGAGATAGATAGCTTTTACTCTGACCTTCCATGGTTTATCAAACTTGCCTGCACAGATACTTACAGAATGGAATTCATGGTTACTGCCAACAGTGGGTTCATTTCCATGGGTACCTTCTTTTTACTGATTGTCTCCTATATCTTCCTTCTGGTAACCTTACAGAAATGCTCTTCAGGTTGTTTTTCTAAGGACCTTTCTACTCTATCAGCTCACATCACTGTGGTGATTTTGTTCTTTGGACCATGCATCTTTATTTATGTGTGGCCATTTCCAGCAGTGTCAGTGGATAAGTTCCTTGCCATTTTGGACTTTATGATTACACCCATTCTGAATCCCGCCATTTACACATTGAGGAGCAAAGACATGAAGATGGCGATGAGGAGACTGAATAGTCAACTATTGAGTCTGAGGAAGATCTCCTAA